DNA sequence from the Sceloporus undulatus isolate JIND9_A2432 ecotype Alabama chromosome 4, SceUnd_v1.1, whole genome shotgun sequence genome:
TACTCTTGAGCTATATATTTTTGATAGGAACAAGTCTCCACTTTTGCTACTGACACACAGGTTGGCTTGCATGTCTTCCAGTTTGACTCTAAGAGTTTCTAAAATTGAGTTCCACAATAGAAAGAAGATTTGGAAGTAAATGTACTAAATTAAATGGAATCTGTTTTTGGACTTGGTTCCATGCACAACTTGACACAGGATGATTCACTTTTTGTGCCATCTTACTCCGTAATGAACCTAACTGCTCCTGCAAATTAATACGCCTTAAGTGGGAAAGAGATAGGACTTTACAACTGCAGCAAAGTGAGCATGCACAGCAGTCAAAACAAAGTTCAGCTATCAAACAGGATGATAGACTACTGATTCAAATGTCACTCCATTGAGGTAGGGTCATTCACAACCTGCAAATCCTAGAAGAATTTGTAATGGGAGCTGGGGTATGTAGGGGGGAAAACATGGCAACTTGCACAATAAACTCAAGGAAAAGTGTGGGCTGGTAATATTTTGTGCCATTCTGAATCTTTCTTAGCATTTGAGAGagcatgtgttttatttattgtgcTGATCCATCATTACTGCTGTTCAGTATTCCCATCCATATCCCTATCTAGTCTTTTGATTCAGTATGAGGTTGTGCCAAACTACCTTAAATCTACCGGTGCTTAGTGTTATGCCACCAAAAGATAGGAGTGTTGATGCTACACTGAGTGTATCCTCCAAAAGTACCCCTCATGACTTATACAGATAATACTGCAATCAAAAACTAAAGATGTATACTTTGTTGAGAAGCATTTGTTAATTTCCTGTGAGTATAAATGTAGAAAGCACAAATGACAACCTGCTATTATACGTcattacttggaagtaagccctACTGCACTGAAGGATGCACACAAATTCTCATtcatgtgtgtgtaggggggttCCTTGTTGTGGTATAACTATAAACATAATAATTGaacaaaatagttaaataaaagaaatgtttctGACTTTAGAGTACTTTTCATTTTGAGCCCCCTCTCTTACTGCTAGTAGTttgatttcttcttctctctcttttcctcctttctttctctctctttctgtctcattCCAGAGATGCGTGCCGAGGTTTGTGCTCACAGGGAGATGATTCCTCATGAAGTCTCTGGATCCCCTTCAGGAATCAAATGTGACTTTCCACTTAGCAGACTGAAATCAGAGCCAGCCAGGCAGTGAAGCCACAGAAGTGAAAGGCTGGGGCTGGTGAAAAATGAAATCCAACCAGGAGAGAAGCAATGAAAGCCTGCCACCTAAGAAGCGAGAGATCCCTGCCACCAGCCTGCCTTCTGAGGTGAAGCCATTAGTTCTGGCCAGTGAAAACCATCGTGCAGATAACTTAACATGGCTCTCAAGTACAACCAGCAGTCAGAGCAGCATGAGTGGGCGGAACAGGTCTGGAGGGACCTCGGTGGAGCCTGGATCACAGCAGGGAATAGGTTTACACAAATCACTATCTACAGGAATGGATTATTCCCCACCTAGTGCTCCTAGGTCTGTTCCAGCCACTGCAACACTTCCCACCGTGTACTCATCTGCACTTTCGCAGGCAGGGACACCTGTTTCCCCAGTGCAGTACACACATCTGCAGCACACTTTCCAGTTTGTTGGGCCCCCATACAGTGGACCATATGCCGGACTCATCCCTTCCCCACTGATTTCCCCAACAGCTAGTTCTGCAACCAGCACAGCAGCCTCTGCCACTGCTGTTGCAACCACTCCATCCCAGCGTTCCCAGCTGGAGGCATATTCCACTTTGCTGGCCAGCATGAGCAACCTAAGCCAGCAAGGACACAAGGTTGAGCCGCATCTAGTCAGGACACCTGGATTGATCACAGCAGGGTCTCCTCCACCTACCCAGCAAAACCAATATGTCCACATTTCCAGCTCTCAGAGTGCTGTCCGAAATGTGTCTCCTCCAACCATCCCAGTCCATCTGCATCCCCACCATACCGTGATCCCTCATGCATTTACTCTTGGTCCCTCTTCCCAGGTGGTAGTGCAATACACGgattctggtggccattttgtcaCCAGGGAGTCCTCTAAGAAGTCTGAGAGCAGCAGGCTGCAGGCTATGCAAGCAAAAGAAATCCTGAATGGGGAAATAGAGAAGGGTAGACGATATGGCCTCTCACCATCCTCAGAAGTGAACCTTGTCAAATCAGGCAATAAACCATCTCCTCATCATTATGAGGCCAGACACGTGGTTGTCCATTCGAGTCCTGCTGATTATATTA
Encoded proteins:
- the ATXN1 gene encoding ataxin-1 isoform X2; amino-acid sequence: MKSNQERSNESLPPKKREIPATSLPSEVKPLVLASENHRADNLTWLSSTTSSQSSMSGRNRSGGTSVEPGSQQGIGLHKSLSTGMDYSPPSAPRSVPATATLPTVYSSALSQAGTPVSPVQYTHLQHTFQFVGPPYSGPYAGLIPSPLISPTASSATSTAASATAVATTPSQRSQLEAYSTLLASMSNLSQQGHKVEPHLVRTPGLITAGSPPPTQQNQYVHISSSQSAVRNVSPPTIPVHLHPHHTVIPHAFTLGPSSQVVVQYTDSGGHFVTRESSKKSESSRLQAMQAKEILNGEIEKGRRYGLSPSSEVNLVKSGNKPSPHHYEARHVVVHSSPADYITRDSSSVRSSVMVVPNSNTTTADMEVQQATNRETPPLVLNEKGSLHLGKTAHRSYALSPQQTMGHEGVKAVATLSPHTVIQTTQSASEHLPVGLPAAAFYAGTQPPVIGYLSSQQQAFGYPGSLPQHLVIPGTQPLLIPVGNADIDSSGVPPAMATSSPQLAAVPHTFVTTTIPKSEHFNVESLASQSAYQAAVVQAQIHLPLVQPVPSSATAPPTLPPYFMKGSIIQLANGELKKVEDLKTEDFIQSAEISSDLKIDSSTVERIDDSHNPGIAMIQFAVGEHRAQVVPEVTKV